From Podospora bellae-mahoneyi strain CBS 112042 chromosome 5, whole genome shotgun sequence:
CGCTCAAAGTACTCTCTCTGCTGCACGTACGATCCAATCCGTCCCTGGCGCCAGCAGTCGACGAAGACACCAGCAAGTCAGGAGGCACCTCATTGTCACTCTCCTCAGTTCGGTGCCCATCCTCGACATCGTGCACGCCAACGAGGTTCTTTCCCTCGGCTGATTcagatggtgatgacgacgacgacttgAAGCGGATGGCGGAGCGTTGTAACCCTGAGCTACCAGGCATTGACCTCCCCAGATGCGGTGTCGGGCCCCCGTTTCCGTCCACATCCCTCTCGTCGTCCGAACCGTCCTGTACTTCCAAGCCGCCAGCTCGTAATCCCTTCACCAAGAGTCCTTTTGCGAGCTCGAGTGCCTCCAACTCGGCGCCAATGGCACAGATCAAGAGATTCCACCcattctcctccaccaaccgGAGCTTCCCCTCCATATCAGCAATGACACCCTTCATGTCACCAAGCACGTCCGACATGGCCTTGACCCACTCCCGATTCGCCTCGTCGTTATCGTGTTTGCCTGCCCAGTGTTTCATTACCACTGCCACGCTCAACTCAAACTTGTCCACCAATTGCAACGTCTCCCTCCACACTCCCACACCCTCTTCCAAGGCTAACCGTTCCCTATGAACATCAGCTTTCCTCGCCGTGAGCAAtgcaacctcgccctcccaccactccttggccatctcaggcgtcctcctctccgGTCTTAGCCTCAGAAACTCCAATCCTGACAAATGCGATCCCCTATCCACTGGTTGACCAGGCCCAATCACACCCTCCAAGTCCAGTGGTTTGATACTGGGTCTCGTCAGGATCCCGCCCAGCTTCCCATTCACATCCTTCAGAGCCCCACGATAGCCACTCAGACCTGCGTCCCTCTTGCTCTCCACATCGGCCACCTTGGCATCCAGATACCTTTTTCTGTTCCGCAACCCAACCAGCCTCTCTTCCAACTCTTTTATCTCACTTGCCACATTACTCCGTTCTTCTGTCAGCTCCCTGATCTCTTGTGCAAGAGgctcctcttcgtcttgCTCGATCTTCTCCAACTCGCCGGTGATCTCCTCCCGTTGCCGGCATAGCTTCCGCAGCTGGGCAAGAGCACGCCTCCTCGTTGACAGAGCGGCAGTCAGATTGGCGTCCTCCTCTACTTTTAGATCTGCCAGGAGTGTCATGTGCCTAGCAAGTCCTGTACGAGCTTCGCGTATAGACGGacgcttcttcttgggttgTCTCACCGGTATCACGTGTCCcgtgtgtgttgttgtagtCTGAGCAAAGCTTACCCGGCGTGCTGTAGACATGGAATTGGTGCTAGCGTGTGATGTGCTTgtaggggtggtggtgcctgCATCACTGGCCTGAGGGCTTCCTGTAGACCCTGCTCTCCCAACTTGGGCTAATAGGCACGCTGACTGGACATCCAGGATATTCTGGAGCTCCTTCTGAAGCTGGCGTTCCCGGTGGTGAAGGTTGCGCCACACTGCATCCGGCTCATACTCGTTGTAGTTAACCACATCACGCCCTCTTGTGTGGGCTGAGGAGCCGTCCTGGCGGTCGAATAGTACGCCGCCAACATTTCGAGCAGTAGATGCCGCTGTGTCAAACGGGCGGTATGACTgtggctcctcctcatccctaTAGAGTATCCGGGACGTGGcgatggggggaggaggaccgTGGAAGAGAACCGGGGCGTTGGGTTTGGATTTGGAAGCCGAACCAACACTACTAGCCCGATCGCTCGTGCTATGGTCGAGCGATGGCGAGATTTGTCTGCGATGTCGGGAGCCCTCGGAGGGCAACAAGCTGTCATCGGGTCGTGGTGACAGGTCATCCATATCGTGCTCGCTCGGCTTCTTACGGATGGTGGGGCTTATTGGGTTGTGGAAAGGGATGCCGGGGCTTTCGGAACGAGACAGTGAGAGACGGGGAAGGAACGTAGATCTGGACGTCATGTTGGCGCCTTCGTGTTTGCTATCTGTGTTGACATACTAGCGGTTCAGGAGGTTAGCTTCCACCAAAGACATCGAAGGCGTTGCAGAGGGCGCTCGTGGTGGGGAGGTACCGTACCAGTATGCTTGCCCGACATTGGATGGCGCGTTGAGCTCTTCAGTTGCTGATGTCTATATATATGTGGGTTGATGCTCCAAGGGTACTGAATACGTCGACCGTGTTTCCGAGAGAGCAAGGTGGAGAGTGTTTGTCTGCCCGTCCCAAGATTGGGATCCTAATCGA
This genomic window contains:
- a CDS encoding hypothetical protein (EggNog:ENOG503P2A3; COG:S), which encodes MSGKHTGTYVNTDSKHEGANMTSRSTFLPRLSLSRSESPGIPFHNPISPTIRKKPSEHDMDDLSPRPDDSLLPSEGSRHRRQISPSLDHSTSDRASSVGSASKSKPNAPVLFHGPPPPIATSRILYRDEEEPQSYRPFDTAASTARNVGGVLFDRQDGSSAHTRGRDVVNYNEYEPDAVWRNLHHRERQLQKELQNILDVQSACLLAQVGRAGSTGSPQASDAGTTTPTSTSHASTNSMSTARRVSFAQTTTTHTGHVIPVRQPKKKRPSIREARTGLARHMTLLADLKVEEDANLTAALSTRRRALAQLRKLCRQREEITGELEKIEQDEEEPLAQEIRELTEERSNVASEIKELEERLVGLRNRKRYLDAKVADVESKRDAGLSGYRGALKDVNGKLGGILTRPSIKPLDLEGVIGPGQPVDRGSHLSGLEFLRLRPERRTPEMAKEWWEGEVALLTARKADVHRERLALEEGVGVWRETLQLVDKFELSVAVVMKHWAGKHDNDEANREWVKAMSDVLGDMKGVIADMEGKLRLVEENGWNLLICAIGAELEALELAKGLLVKGLRAGGLEVQDGSDDERDVDGNGGPTPHLGRSMPGSSGLQRSAIRFKSSSSSPSESAEGKNLVGVHDVEDGHRTEESDNEVPPDLLVSSSTAGARDGLDRTCSRESTLSENEVPPEFLAEHV